Proteins from a single region of Phycisphaeraceae bacterium D3-23:
- the gcvT gene encoding glycine cleavage system aminomethyltransferase GcvT produces the protein MKRTPFYKYHADEGARFVEFAGWEMPIHYGSIIDEHHQCRNSGAMFDVSHMGRVDITGRHARKFLETLLTRKVSDMAEGQARYSLICNERGGVMDDVLVYRFAEHWMLVVNASNRTKILTHMDAVVQQFDYAVKIKDETESTAMIAIQGPKVMDKIAGFSSEVPTLKNYRFCEKNLMILKMIISRTGYTGEDGVEVILGAKMASMAIKLLLKDKGEGIVKPAGLGARDTLRIEAGMPLYGHELDEDTDPLSAGLKFAVKLDKDIVEEGPAIPRFIGQDALQKIADAGAPKTLIGLKIDGKRTPRQHAEVHANDTTIGEVTSGCMSPTLGIPIAMAYIKPGSVSEGDTVSIPMGSKSIEAKVCKTPFYKRVKA, from the coding sequence TTGAAACGCACCCCCTTCTACAAGTACCACGCCGACGAAGGCGCACGCTTTGTCGAGTTCGCCGGCTGGGAGATGCCGATCCACTACGGCTCGATCATCGATGAGCACCACCAGTGCCGCAACAGCGGCGCGATGTTTGACGTCTCGCACATGGGCCGAGTGGACATCACCGGCCGACACGCGCGCAAATTTCTCGAAACGCTGCTGACGCGCAAGGTCAGCGACATGGCCGAGGGCCAGGCCCGCTACTCGCTCATCTGCAACGAGCGCGGCGGGGTGATGGACGATGTCCTGGTCTACCGCTTTGCCGAGCACTGGATGCTCGTCGTCAACGCATCGAACCGTACAAAGATCCTGACGCATATGGACGCGGTCGTTCAGCAGTTCGACTACGCGGTGAAGATCAAAGACGAGACCGAGTCGACCGCGATGATCGCGATCCAAGGCCCCAAGGTCATGGACAAGATCGCCGGCTTCTCGAGCGAGGTGCCGACCCTCAAGAACTACCGCTTCTGCGAGAAGAACCTGATGATCCTCAAGATGATCATCTCCCGCACCGGGTACACCGGCGAGGACGGCGTCGAGGTGATCCTCGGCGCGAAGATGGCGTCGATGGCGATCAAGCTGCTGCTCAAAGATAAGGGCGAAGGCATCGTCAAGCCCGCCGGGCTGGGCGCGCGCGACACGCTGCGCATCGAGGCGGGCATGCCGCTTTACGGCCACGAGCTCGACGAAGACACCGACCCGCTCTCGGCCGGGCTGAAGTTCGCCGTCAAACTCGACAAAGACATCGTCGAGGAGGGCCCGGCGATCCCGCGATTCATCGGGCAGGACGCGCTGCAAAAAATCGCAGACGCCGGCGCGCCCAAGACGCTCATCGGGCTCAAGATCGACGGCAAACGCACGCCCCGTCAGCACGCCGAGGTCCACGCGAACGACACCACGATCGGCGAAGTCACCTCCGGCTGCATGAGCCCGACGCTGGGTATCCCGATCGCCATGGCCTACATCAAGCCCGGCAGCGTGAGCGAAGGCGACACCGTCAGCATCCCGATGGGCAGCAAGTCGATCGAGGCAAAAGTATGCAAGACGCCGTTCTACAAACGCGTCAAAGCATAA
- a CDS encoding PP2C family protein-serine/threonine phosphatase has translation MAVLATPKELDQAYDAERLQWLRKRFFVYAWISIALSTLSLLVSSLTLLLLASDALIEPAAGEPILRSSVFWTSEIMATLMRMAVFVVGILWVRREQPSRFGVIRLIYWLFVGNHLLSMAHVLLVGLWIDPAAATGTMLDQSLLGLFFTHFFAAIIIPWTVRESIQPLIPVVLVHAFLIALFTADPIGHRVFDLIILALLGLPGMGICWLKQTWFHRRFQFRSYRDVYHYVSREVEQARTLHESFFPKRIAQGPLRLDYHYQPMSQLGGDYLHAHICRDVDGNATSLLCAVIDVTGHGLPATLTANHLHALLKRQTQSKQTPDPGDLIADLNRYMHESFSGLSVFATALCMRIDLAEQRVVWASAGHPPGLLVSEGHCEPALESTCCLLGVIEPERYDPCTKELPISDNVQLVAYTDGASELPLKAGGMLGISGMAERVAALSQGGAFTCESMMRDLAKLTTGDRQDDILVVQLGMQPGPAVPETGGEGESMQTPDASPSLVTP, from the coding sequence ATGGCCGTCCTTGCGACCCCCAAAGAACTCGACCAGGCCTACGACGCCGAGCGGCTGCAGTGGCTGCGCAAGCGGTTTTTCGTCTATGCGTGGATTAGTATTGCGCTGAGTACGTTGAGCTTGCTCGTTTCGTCATTGACACTGCTTCTATTGGCGAGCGACGCCCTGATAGAGCCGGCGGCTGGCGAACCGATCCTCCGTTCCTCGGTCTTCTGGACCAGCGAGATCATGGCGACCCTGATGCGCATGGCCGTCTTCGTGGTCGGCATACTCTGGGTGCGTCGCGAACAGCCCAGCCGATTTGGGGTGATTCGGCTGATCTACTGGCTATTCGTCGGCAACCACCTGCTCAGCATGGCGCATGTCCTGCTGGTCGGCCTCTGGATCGACCCCGCAGCAGCAACGGGGACGATGCTCGACCAATCGCTCCTCGGCCTGTTCTTTACCCACTTCTTCGCGGCCATCATCATCCCCTGGACCGTCCGCGAATCGATCCAGCCATTGATCCCTGTCGTACTGGTCCACGCCTTCCTCATCGCGCTGTTCACCGCGGACCCCATCGGCCATCGCGTCTTCGACCTCATTATTCTCGCGCTGCTCGGCCTACCCGGCATGGGGATCTGCTGGCTCAAACAAACTTGGTTCCACCGGCGGTTCCAGTTCCGAAGCTACCGCGATGTCTACCACTACGTCTCGCGCGAGGTCGAGCAGGCCCGCACGCTGCACGAGAGCTTCTTCCCCAAACGCATCGCCCAGGGCCCGCTCCGCCTCGACTACCACTACCAGCCGATGTCGCAGCTCGGCGGCGACTACCTCCACGCCCACATCTGCCGCGATGTCGACGGCAACGCGACATCGCTTCTCTGCGCCGTTATCGACGTCACGGGCCACGGCCTGCCCGCCACACTCACCGCGAACCACCTGCACGCCCTGCTCAAACGGCAGACACAGTCGAAGCAAACGCCCGATCCGGGCGACCTGATCGCCGACCTCAACCGCTATATGCACGAGAGTTTTTCGGGCCTGAGCGTGTTCGCCACCGCGCTGTGCATGCGGATCGATCTGGCCGAGCAGCGGGTCGTTTGGGCCTCCGCCGGCCACCCGCCGGGGCTGCTTGTGAGCGAGGGCCACTGCGAGCCCGCGCTCGAATCGACGTGCTGTCTGCTGGGAGTCATCGAGCCCGAGCGATACGACCCCTGTACGAAGGAGCTGCCGATCTCGGACAACGTGCAACTTGTCGCGTACACCGACGGCGCGAGCGAACTACCGCTGAAGGCCGGCGGGATGCTGGGGATCAGCGGGATGGCCGAGCGTGTCGCGGCACTCTCGCAGGGCGGGGCGTTCACATGTGAAAGCATGATGCGCGACCTCGCGAAGCTCACCACCGGCGACCGACAAGACGATATCCTGGTCGTGCAATTGGGTATGCAGCCCGGGCCGGCGGTACCTGAGACCGGCGGCGAGGGCGAGTCGATGCAAACGCCGGATGCCTCGCCAAGTCTGGTCACACCGTAA
- a CDS encoding sigma-70 family RNA polymerase sigma factor, producing MAKGRVKSDLEVYLKQIDESPLLNREEEVALCRKIRDEACMASREHMIRSNLRLVVSIAKRYMNRGLPLQDLIEEGNIGLLKAVENFDPEYGARFSTYGTWWIKQGIKRALINAVQPIHIPAYMVELIAKWKRASRDLEEELGRIPNIKELAERMDLPEKKVRIIKKAVRACQRPRQEASGDHDGPSINDVIRDERVGLPEDRVLLNDDLETIGILLQAIDNREATILRLRYGLEGNEPLTLKEIGKHVGLTRERVRQIEIEALRKLNARLNSDRPLVAARAKIEADQRRAS from the coding sequence ATGGCAAAGGGAAGAGTCAAATCCGATCTCGAGGTCTACCTCAAGCAGATCGACGAGAGCCCGCTGCTCAACCGCGAGGAAGAGGTCGCGCTGTGCCGCAAGATCCGCGACGAGGCGTGCATGGCCTCTCGCGAGCACATGATCCGGTCGAACCTCCGGCTGGTCGTGTCGATCGCAAAGCGGTACATGAACCGCGGGCTGCCGCTGCAGGACCTCATCGAAGAGGGCAACATCGGCCTGCTCAAGGCGGTCGAGAACTTCGACCCCGAGTACGGCGCACGCTTCTCGACCTACGGCACGTGGTGGATCAAGCAGGGCATCAAACGCGCGCTCATCAATGCGGTGCAGCCGATCCACATCCCGGCGTACATGGTCGAGCTGATCGCGAAGTGGAAGCGGGCGTCGCGCGACCTCGAAGAAGAGCTCGGCCGGATCCCGAACATCAAGGAACTCGCCGAGCGGATGGACCTGCCCGAGAAGAAGGTGCGGATCATCAAGAAGGCGGTCCGCGCCTGCCAGCGGCCACGCCAGGAGGCATCGGGTGACCACGACGGCCCATCGATCAACGACGTCATCCGCGACGAGCGCGTCGGCCTGCCCGAGGACCGGGTGCTGCTCAACGACGACCTCGAAACGATCGGCATCCTGCTCCAGGCCATCGACAACCGCGAGGCGACAATCCTCCGGCTGCGCTACGGCCTCGAAGGCAACGAGCCGCTCACACTCAAAGAGATCGGCAAGCACGTCGGGCTCACCCGCGAACGCGTCCGGCAGATCGAAATCGAGGCGCTCCGGAAACTCAACGCCCGGCTGAACTCGGACCGGCCTTTGGTCGCCGCGCGGGCGAAAATCGAGGCGGATCAGCGCCGAGCGAGTTGA
- a CDS encoding glycosyltransferase family 9 protein — protein sequence MFLVFHQAALGDFVLMFPLLRALGGPIKLVAPWQRAELAAKLLPHVTPVDIEQFEFTRMFVPGGPTHLSPVVTDLFDQTQTVISFIGAEHNHWRDNLSERLGHAKLCFVDPRPASDKPQHITLAHRAQLADQGLALEPAHPSPRHNPAGPVVLHPGSGGLVKCWPVDRYEALIARLASEGRSVTPVLGEVEAERWPSDRLERWTQTLGAQVCRSPVELLPVLSSASLYVGNDAGPTHLAAQLGLPTVALFGPTCPERWGPVGPCVAIIAAPDGPTTMDWLAVDRVCETISKLPAR from the coding sequence ATGTTTCTGGTCTTCCACCAAGCCGCGCTGGGCGATTTCGTGCTGATGTTCCCGCTGCTTCGGGCGCTCGGCGGGCCGATCAAACTCGTCGCGCCGTGGCAACGCGCAGAACTCGCGGCGAAGCTGCTGCCCCATGTCACGCCTGTCGACATTGAGCAGTTCGAGTTCACACGCATGTTCGTGCCCGGCGGGCCGACGCACCTGAGCCCGGTGGTGACCGACCTGTTCGATCAGACGCAGACCGTCATCAGCTTCATCGGTGCCGAGCACAATCACTGGCGCGACAACCTGAGCGAGCGGCTGGGCCACGCCAAGCTTTGCTTCGTCGACCCCCGCCCCGCCAGCGACAAGCCGCAGCACATTACGCTTGCCCACCGTGCGCAGCTCGCCGACCAAGGCCTCGCGCTCGAACCCGCACATCCCTCGCCGCGGCACAACCCTGCGGGGCCGGTCGTCCTCCACCCGGGCAGCGGCGGGCTGGTGAAGTGCTGGCCTGTCGATCGATACGAAGCCTTGATCGCCCGGCTCGCGAGCGAGGGCCGATCGGTAACGCCCGTACTCGGCGAGGTCGAGGCCGAGCGGTGGCCGAGCGACCGGCTTGAGCGATGGACCCAGACGCTCGGCGCACAGGTCTGCCGATCGCCGGTCGAATTGCTCCCGGTGTTGTCGTCGGCGTCGCTCTATGTCGGCAATGATGCGGGCCCAACCCACCTCGCGGCGCAGCTCGGGCTGCCGACGGTCGCGTTGTTCGGGCCGACCTGCCCCGAGCGTTGGGGGCCCGTGGGGCCTTGTGTGGCGATCATCGCGGCGCCGGATGGGCCCACCACGATGGACTGGTTGGCCGTCGATCGGGTATGCGAAACGATCTCGAAACTCCCGGCCCGCTAG
- the ispH gene encoding 4-hydroxy-3-methylbut-2-enyl diphosphate reductase has product MKIILANPRGFCAGVNMAIDTVQELIELIGPPLWVYHEIVHNKHVVERFVNQGVHFVDTIDEVPEGQTVVFSAHGISPAVRERAKHRKLRMIDATCPLVTKVHVEARRYAKQGCKILLIGHAGHDEVEGTFGEAPDAITIVESPADVEATNFTADDDLVYLTQTTLSIDDANLIIDAIKQKYPHCNRPPKEDICYATTNRQHAVRALAPQADLTLVVGSTNSSNSVRLTEISETDGTPAKLLDDVSELQDGWFVGVKTVLITAGASAPDDLVQAIIQALVDRYDGEVDESTVVEEDVKFALPVTLRILKREAAGA; this is encoded by the coding sequence ATGAAGATCATCCTCGCCAACCCCCGCGGTTTCTGTGCCGGCGTCAACATGGCCATCGACACCGTGCAGGAGCTCATCGAGCTCATCGGCCCGCCGCTGTGGGTCTACCACGAGATCGTCCACAACAAGCACGTCGTCGAACGGTTCGTCAACCAAGGCGTCCACTTCGTCGACACCATCGACGAGGTCCCCGAGGGGCAGACCGTCGTGTTCAGCGCGCACGGCATCAGCCCGGCCGTGCGCGAACGCGCCAAGCATCGCAAGCTCCGTATGATCGATGCGACCTGCCCGCTGGTGACCAAGGTCCACGTCGAAGCAAGGCGCTACGCCAAGCAGGGCTGCAAGATCCTGCTGATCGGCCACGCAGGCCACGACGAGGTCGAGGGCACCTTCGGCGAAGCGCCGGATGCGATCACCATCGTCGAGTCCCCCGCCGATGTCGAGGCGACAAACTTCACCGCCGACGACGACCTGGTCTACCTCACGCAGACGACGCTGAGCATCGACGACGCCAACCTCATCATCGACGCGATCAAGCAGAAGTACCCGCACTGTAATCGGCCGCCCAAGGAAGACATCTGCTACGCGACGACCAACCGGCAGCACGCCGTGCGTGCCCTCGCGCCGCAGGCCGACCTGACCCTCGTGGTGGGCAGTACGAACAGCTCCAACTCCGTACGGCTCACCGAGATCAGCGAGACAGATGGCACCCCGGCGAAGCTGCTCGACGATGTCAGCGAGCTTCAAGACGGCTGGTTTGTCGGCGTCAAGACCGTCCTCATCACCGCAGGCGCCTCCGCGCCCGACGACCTCGTGCAGGCGATCATCCAGGCGCTAGTCGACCGGTACGATGGTGAAGTCGATGAGTCCACGGTAGTCGAGGAGGATGTGAAGTTCGCGCTGCCAGTGACGCTGCGCATCCTGAAGCGCGAGGCGGCGGGGGCGTAA
- a CDS encoding bifunctional 5,10-methylene-tetrahydrofolate dehydrogenase/5,10-methylene-tetrahydrofolate cyclohydrolase (catalyzes the formation of 5,10-methenyltetrahydrofolate from 5,10-methylenetetrahydrofolate and subsequent formation of 10-formyltetrahydrofolate from 5,10-methenyltetrahydrofolate) — protein MTTTATLMDGKRVAREMMDKARQRVEAIIEKTGVTPTLATVLVGADPASVTYTQMKRKRCESIGMKSMKVELPPETTTQQLVAKIKALGDDAAVHGILLQHPSPPQVDERAAFETIPVEKDVDGVTFGSFAHMWFGHPGFASCTPEGIMRLMDAYDVEIEGKEAVVIGRSAILGKPMAGLLLERNATVTICHSRTQDLGEVVKRADIVVAAVGRANFVQGGWVKPGAVVMDAGYNEGNVGDVDFDAAAPHASMITPVPGGVGPMTIATLIEQTVTAAERQLKI, from the coding sequence ATGACCACCACCGCAACCCTCATGGACGGCAAGCGCGTTGCGCGCGAGATGATGGACAAGGCCAGGCAGCGCGTCGAGGCCATCATCGAGAAGACCGGCGTCACACCCACGCTCGCCACCGTACTCGTCGGGGCCGACCCCGCCTCGGTGACCTACACGCAGATGAAACGCAAACGCTGCGAGTCCATCGGCATGAAGTCGATGAAGGTCGAGTTGCCTCCGGAAACAACGACACAGCAACTCGTCGCGAAGATCAAGGCACTCGGCGACGACGCGGCGGTACACGGCATCCTGCTGCAGCACCCCTCGCCGCCGCAGGTCGATGAACGCGCCGCCTTCGAGACCATCCCGGTCGAGAAGGATGTCGATGGCGTGACCTTCGGCTCGTTCGCCCACATGTGGTTCGGCCACCCGGGTTTCGCATCATGTACCCCCGAGGGGATCATGCGGTTGATGGATGCCTACGACGTCGAGATCGAGGGCAAGGAGGCCGTCGTCATCGGGCGGTCTGCGATCCTCGGCAAGCCGATGGCGGGGCTTTTGCTTGAACGCAACGCCACCGTGACGATTTGCCACAGTCGGACGCAAGACCTCGGCGAGGTCGTGAAGCGGGCGGACATCGTCGTCGCCGCCGTCGGCCGAGCTAACTTCGTGCAGGGCGGCTGGGTCAAGCCCGGCGCGGTCGTCATGGACGCGGGCTACAACGAAGGCAACGTCGGCGATGTCGACTTCGACGCCGCCGCCCCGCATGCGAGCATGATCACACCTGTCCCCGGCGGCGTGGGCCCGATGACCATCGCGACCCTGATCGAACAAACCGTGACCGCCGCGGAACGGCAGCTAAAAATTTAG
- a CDS encoding competence/damage-inducible protein A produces MRAILLSIGDELVLGQTVDTNAAWLAARLSRIGIRTLEHRTVDDGLDTVAQAIRETAARCELLIITGGLGPTDDDLTRPALAKAMGVDLVVDPDSVAALEQFFRGRGRDMPERNRVQAMHPQTSTMIENPCGTAPGIDAVLGGCRVFVTPGVPREMFAMYERSIEPAIQAQGGSGRVILTTKVNTFGSGESDIAERLGALMVRDRNPVVGTTVANGIVSVRIRAEYAEVDEAQRELDKTAAEAERHAGSLAFGRDDTTLQAALIELLIDRKLTVATAESCTGGMIAAMLTDVPGSSAAVLGGWVTYANAMKIKQLGVPADMIETNGAVSEPVVRAMARGALQNANADFAVSTSGVAGPGGGTDAKPVGTIWIGLAWRDGDSVHTDARRAHFPGDRATVRERSAMCALQLLRLHVLDEDLGRVRWAKRA; encoded by the coding sequence ATGCGAGCGATCCTCCTCTCGATCGGCGACGAGCTGGTGCTGGGCCAGACCGTAGACACCAACGCGGCCTGGCTCGCGGCCCGGCTGTCGCGCATCGGCATCCGCACGCTCGAACACCGCACGGTCGACGACGGGCTCGACACGGTCGCGCAGGCGATCCGCGAGACGGCGGCGCGGTGCGAGTTGCTCATCATCACCGGCGGGCTCGGGCCCACGGACGACGACCTCACCCGCCCCGCGCTGGCCAAAGCGATGGGCGTCGACCTCGTCGTCGACCCGGACAGCGTCGCGGCCCTCGAACAATTCTTCCGGGGGCGCGGCCGAGACATGCCCGAACGCAACCGTGTGCAGGCGATGCACCCACAGACGAGCACGATGATCGAAAACCCGTGCGGCACGGCCCCGGGGATCGACGCGGTGCTGGGCGGCTGCCGGGTGTTTGTGACGCCGGGCGTCCCGCGTGAGATGTTCGCGATGTACGAGCGTTCGATCGAGCCGGCGATCCAGGCGCAGGGCGGCTCGGGCCGGGTCATACTGACGACGAAGGTCAACACGTTCGGCAGCGGCGAGTCGGACATCGCCGAGCGTCTGGGCGCGTTGATGGTCCGGGATCGCAACCCGGTGGTCGGGACGACGGTGGCGAACGGCATCGTGAGTGTGCGCATCCGCGCCGAGTACGCCGAGGTGGACGAAGCGCAGCGCGAGCTCGACAAGACGGCGGCCGAGGCCGAGCGTCACGCCGGGTCTTTGGCGTTTGGGCGAGATGACACGACGCTGCAGGCCGCGCTGATCGAGCTGCTCATCGACCGCAAGCTCACCGTCGCGACGGCCGAGTCGTGTACCGGCGGGATGATCGCGGCGATGCTGACGGACGTGCCCGGCTCCAGCGCCGCGGTACTCGGCGGCTGGGTGACGTACGCCAACGCGATGAAGATCAAGCAGCTCGGTGTCCCGGCGGACATGATCGAAACCAACGGCGCGGTGAGCGAGCCCGTCGTCCGGGCGATGGCGCGTGGCGCGTTGCAAAACGCAAACGCCGACTTTGCGGTTTCCACCTCCGGCGTCGCGGGCCCCGGCGGCGGAACCGACGCCAAACCCGTGGGCACCATCTGGATCGGGCTTGCCTGGCGCGATGGCGACAGCGTACACACCGACGCCCGACGCGCCCACTTCCCCGGCGACCGCGCGACCGTCCGCGAGCGCAGCGCGATGTGCGCGCTGCAGCTACTCCGCCTCCACGTGCTGGACGAAGACCTCGGGCGGGTACGCTGGGCGAAGCGCGCATAG
- a CDS encoding MFS transporter, with translation MPDADPASGKTPLWRNLSFTLMWTSTAASGYGDRMIMLGALAMLGGLAENSDSSAIQASTQFWFFLPYLVFNLFGGWLADHLPRKWLLLGCDESRGLILLGSVIALAGLTGSAQLPEGHAWKVWATLAAIGTFAAIFNPTRNAIVPQIVKPNQLQSANAVILVINVVASMVGFVIGSRLIKPDSIDSVQTGLLMGALFYLVSGMFFAFMKPAAPVDANTASNRSMGQAVSYARVHRRVWILILVNVLVWASAAAVSTGILGVLRVHHGLSGKPLLEQFGIMFPLLGVGMLVGAVVIILIQTRRESTLVLTAALFGAGVCTLVLGLVPVMWVAYVSCFGVGLFGNIAIISALTVLQSICPNYIRGRIMGLNAMINTIFSVVVYGAIWQMPNADKGVVASMSIIGPMLILGGIIGMLRYLQSGPMPNRLANAFWRITRLFCYSWHRLSVTGKHHVPGEGPTLIVANHTTAMDPFLIQSSCVRMVRWLMLTSYRMKIAEPLWRAIDPICIEHDKKTGTAKSGTKQVRQIVAELKKGDAVGMFPEGHLQYDNREMKPFEDGAAVMARLSKCQIVPCWIDGTVLSKRMLMHVLKPTHSTVTFGPPFTPDPGMSVEELTAEIRRRIVDAGRRSAFSVAGCPSCGYDLRGMFEGGLDACPECGHVIFAQPAGTLS, from the coding sequence ATGCCCGACGCCGACCCCGCCTCCGGAAAGACGCCGCTCTGGCGCAACCTCAGCTTCACGCTGATGTGGACGTCCACCGCCGCGAGCGGCTACGGCGACCGGATGATCATGCTCGGCGCGCTGGCGATGCTCGGCGGGCTCGCGGAAAACTCCGACTCCAGCGCGATCCAGGCCTCGACCCAGTTCTGGTTCTTCCTGCCCTACCTCGTGTTCAACCTGTTCGGCGGCTGGCTCGCGGACCACCTGCCGCGCAAGTGGCTGCTGCTGGGCTGCGACGAGAGCCGGGGGCTGATCCTGCTGGGCTCGGTGATCGCGCTCGCCGGGCTCACGGGCTCGGCGCAGCTCCCCGAGGGCCACGCGTGGAAGGTCTGGGCAACGCTCGCCGCGATCGGCACCTTCGCCGCCATCTTCAACCCCACACGCAACGCGATCGTCCCGCAGATCGTCAAGCCCAACCAACTCCAGTCCGCCAACGCCGTCATCCTCGTCATCAACGTCGTCGCGTCGATGGTCGGGTTCGTGATCGGCAGCCGGCTGATCAAGCCCGACTCGATCGACTCGGTGCAGACCGGCCTGCTGATGGGGGCGCTGTTCTACCTCGTCTCGGGGATGTTCTTCGCGTTCATGAAGCCGGCCGCGCCGGTCGATGCCAACACAGCGAGCAACCGGTCGATGGGGCAGGCGGTCAGCTACGCCCGCGTCCACCGCCGGGTGTGGATCCTGATCCTCGTCAACGTGCTCGTGTGGGCCTCGGCCGCGGCCGTGTCGACCGGGATCCTCGGCGTGCTCCGCGTCCACCACGGGCTCTCGGGCAAACCGCTCCTCGAACAGTTCGGCATCATGTTCCCGCTGCTGGGGGTGGGCATGCTCGTCGGCGCGGTCGTCATCATCCTGATCCAGACTCGGCGGGAGTCGACCCTCGTCCTGACCGCCGCACTCTTCGGCGCGGGCGTCTGTACGCTGGTGCTCGGGCTCGTGCCGGTCATGTGGGTCGCCTACGTCTCGTGCTTCGGCGTCGGGCTCTTCGGCAACATCGCCATCATCTCCGCGCTCACCGTGCTCCAGTCCATCTGCCCCAACTACATCCGCGGCCGAATCATGGGCCTCAACGCGATGATCAACACGATCTTCAGCGTCGTCGTCTACGGCGCGATCTGGCAGATGCCCAATGCCGACAAGGGCGTCGTCGCTTCCATGTCCATCATCGGTCCGATGCTCATCCTCGGCGGCATCATCGGCATGCTCCGCTACCTCCAGTCCGGCCCGATGCCCAACCGATTGGCCAACGCCTTCTGGCGCATCACCCGGCTCTTCTGCTACTCATGGCACCGGCTCAGCGTCACGGGCAAACACCACGTGCCAGGCGAAGGCCCGACCCTCATCGTCGCCAACCACACCACCGCGATGGACCCGTTCCTCATCCAGTCATCCTGCGTCCGCATGGTCCGCTGGCTGATGCTCACCAGCTACCGCATGAAGATCGCCGAGCCCTTGTGGCGCGCGATCGACCCGATCTGCATCGAGCACGACAAGAAAACAGGCACCGCCAAGTCGGGCACGAAACAGGTTCGGCAGATCGTCGCCGAGCTCAAAAAAGGCGACGCCGTCGGCATGTTCCCCGAAGGCCACCTGCAATACGACAACCGCGAGATGAAACCGTTCGAGGACGGCGCGGCGGTGATGGCAAGACTCTCCAAATGCCAGATCGTCCCCTGCTGGATCGACGGCACCGTGCTCAGCAAACGCATGCTCATGCACGTCCTCAAACCCACCCACTCCACCGTCACCTTCGGCCCACCATTCACGCCCGATCCCGGCATGTCGGTCGAAGAACTCACCGCGGAGATACGCAGACGTATCGTCGATGCCGGTCGCCGATCCGCCTTTTCTGTCGCGGGTTGCCCGAGTTGTGGGTATGACCTAAGGGGCATGTTCGAAGGTGGTTTAGACGCATGCCCCGAATGTGGCCATGTCATCTTCGCGCAACCTGCAGGAACATTGTCTTAG
- a CDS encoding sugar phosphate isomerase/epimerase, whose translation MPRPVTLFTGQWADLPFETMCEKAASFGYDGLELACWGDHFDVDQAARSDKYCKDRWEVLSDNGLTCQAISMHLVGQAVCDLIDERHKLILPEDVWGDGKPEGVRKRAAKKLAKSAKACRRFLNNKPGRGKKAGAKGDDFPGVVNGFTGSSIWHAIYAFPPTDQAYWDKGYADFAKRFGPILDAFDKEDINFALEVHPTEIAFDIATAQRAIDAVKGHKRFGFNYDPSHLGYQGVDYVKFLYQFKDRIYHCHMKDVWWGHGTGEVGVFGGHTTFADPRRHWDFRSLGHGDINFEEIIVALNDIRYAGPLSVEWEDTRMDREHGATEACDFVRAVDFPGSDVAFDAQFDN comes from the coding sequence ATGCCTAGACCCGTCACCCTCTTCACCGGCCAGTGGGCCGACCTGCCGTTTGAAACCATGTGCGAGAAGGCCGCATCCTTCGGCTACGACGGGCTCGAGCTCGCGTGTTGGGGCGACCACTTCGATGTCGACCAGGCCGCACGCAGCGACAAGTACTGCAAGGACCGCTGGGAGGTCCTGTCCGACAACGGGCTCACGTGCCAGGCGATCTCGATGCACCTCGTGGGCCAGGCGGTGTGTGACCTGATCGACGAGCGGCACAAACTGATCCTGCCCGAGGATGTCTGGGGCGACGGCAAGCCCGAAGGCGTGCGCAAACGCGCCGCGAAGAAGCTCGCCAAGTCCGCCAAGGCCTGCCGACGCTTCCTCAACAACAAGCCGGGCCGAGGAAAAAAGGCGGGGGCCAAGGGAGATGATTTTCCTGGGGTCGTCAACGGCTTCACCGGCAGCTCCATCTGGCACGCGATCTACGCCTTCCCCCCCACCGACCAGGCCTACTGGGACAAGGGCTACGCCGACTTCGCCAAGCGCTTTGGCCCGATCCTCGACGCCTTCGATAAAGAAGACATCAACTTCGCGCTCGAAGTCCACCCCACCGAGATCGCCTTCGACATCGCCACCGCGCAACGCGCGATCGATGCGGTCAAAGGACACAAACGCTTCGGCTTCAACTACGACCCGTCGCACCTGGGCTACCAAGGCGTCGACTACGTCAAGTTCCTCTACCAGTTCAAGGACCGCATCTACCACTGCCACATGAAGGACGTCTGGTGGGGCCACGGCACGGGCGAGGTCGGCGTCTTCGGCGGGCACACCACCTTCGCCGACCCGCGACGCCACTGGGACTTCCGATCGCTTGGCCACGGCGATATCAACTTCGAAGAGATCATCGTCGCGCTCAACGACATCCGATACGCCGGCCCGCTGAGCGTCGAGTGGGAAGACACCCGCATGGACCGCGAGCACGGCGCAACCGAAGCATGCGACTTCGTCCGCGCCGTCGACTTCCCCGGCAGCGACGTCGCGTTCGACGCACAGTTTGATAACTAA